One Kitasatospora sp. NBC_01287 DNA window includes the following coding sequences:
- the sucB gene encoding 2-oxoglutarate dehydrogenase, E2 component, dihydrolipoamide succinyltransferase yields MAVSVTLPALGESVSEGTVTRWLKAEGERVEVDEPLLEVSTDKVDTEIPAPVSGILASIKVAEDETVEVGAELAIIDDGSGAPVPAAAPAAPAPVAEAPVAAPAPVAPAAPAAPAAPAPVAAAPAGDATPVLLPALGESVTEGTVTRWLKAVGEAIEVDEPLLEVSTDKVDTEIPSPVAGVVLQILVGEDESAEVGAQLALIGAAGAAPAAPAAPAAPAPVAAPAPAPVAAPAPVAAPAPVAPAAPAPVAAAPAPVAPAAPAPVAAPAPVAAPAPVAAPAAPAPVAADAGDAYVTPLVRKLAAEHGVALSAVAGSGVGGRIRKQDVIAAAEAAAAAAAAPAAAAPAAAPKAAAAPSPLRGQTVKMTRMRKVIGDNMLKALHEQAQLTSVVEVDVTKVMKLRGKAKDAFLAREGVKLSPMPFFVKAAAQALKSHPSINARINEAEGTVTYFDTENIGIAVDSEKGLMTPVIKGAGDLNLAGISKKTAELASKVRGSKITPDELSGATFTISNTGSRGALFDTVIVPPNQVAILGIGATVKRPVVIETEEGTVIGVRDMTYLSLSYDHRLVDGADAARYLVAVKEILESGEFEVELGL; encoded by the coding sequence ATGGCGGTCTCAGTAACGCTGCCCGCGCTGGGCGAGAGCGTGTCCGAAGGTACTGTCACCCGCTGGCTGAAGGCCGAGGGCGAGCGAGTGGAGGTCGACGAGCCGCTGCTCGAGGTCTCGACCGACAAGGTCGACACCGAGATCCCCGCGCCGGTCTCCGGCATCCTCGCGTCGATCAAGGTCGCCGAGGACGAGACGGTCGAGGTGGGCGCCGAACTGGCGATCATCGACGACGGCTCGGGCGCCCCCGTCCCCGCCGCCGCGCCGGCTGCCCCCGCCCCGGTCGCCGAGGCCCCGGTCGCCGCTCCGGCGCCCGTCGCCCCGGCCGCCCCGGCCGCTCCGGCCGCGCCGGCTCCGGTCGCCGCCGCACCGGCGGGTGACGCCACTCCGGTGCTGCTGCCCGCGCTGGGCGAGTCGGTCACCGAGGGCACCGTCACCCGCTGGCTGAAGGCCGTGGGTGAGGCCATCGAGGTCGACGAGCCGCTGCTCGAGGTCTCGACCGACAAGGTCGACACCGAGATCCCGTCGCCGGTCGCCGGCGTCGTGCTGCAGATCCTGGTCGGTGAGGACGAGAGCGCCGAGGTCGGCGCCCAGCTCGCGCTGATCGGCGCGGCGGGTGCCGCTCCGGCTGCCCCGGCTGCTCCGGCCGCGCCCGCTCCGGTGGCCGCCCCGGCCCCGGCTCCGGTCGCCGCCCCCGCTCCGGTCGCCGCTCCGGCACCGGTCGCCCCGGCTGCCCCGGCCCCGGTCGCCGCCGCGCCGGCTCCGGTGGCTCCGGCCGCGCCGGCCCCGGTCGCCGCCCCGGCACCCGTGGCCGCGCCCGCTCCGGTCGCTGCCCCGGCTGCCCCGGCCCCGGTCGCCGCCGACGCCGGTGACGCGTACGTCACCCCGCTGGTCCGCAAGCTCGCCGCCGAGCACGGTGTCGCGCTCTCCGCCGTCGCCGGCTCCGGTGTCGGCGGTCGGATCCGCAAGCAGGACGTCATCGCCGCCGCCGAGGCCGCCGCCGCCGCTGCCGCCGCACCGGCCGCTGCCGCGCCGGCCGCCGCGCCGAAGGCCGCTGCCGCGCCGTCCCCGCTGCGCGGCCAGACGGTCAAGATGACCCGGATGCGCAAGGTCATCGGCGACAACATGCTGAAGGCCCTGCACGAGCAGGCCCAGCTGACCAGCGTGGTCGAGGTGGACGTCACCAAGGTCATGAAGCTGCGCGGCAAGGCCAAGGACGCCTTCCTCGCCCGCGAGGGCGTGAAGCTGTCCCCGATGCCGTTCTTCGTCAAGGCCGCCGCCCAGGCTCTGAAGAGCCACCCCTCGATCAACGCCCGGATCAACGAGGCCGAGGGCACCGTCACCTACTTCGACACCGAGAACATCGGTATCGCGGTGGACTCCGAGAAGGGTCTGATGACCCCGGTCATCAAGGGGGCGGGCGACCTCAACCTCGCCGGCATCTCCAAGAAGACCGCGGAGCTGGCCAGTAAGGTGCGCGGCAGCAAGATCACCCCGGACGAGCTGTCCGGCGCCACCTTCACCATCAGCAACACCGGCTCGCGCGGCGCGCTCTTCGACACCGTCATCGTGCCGCCGAACCAGGTCGCCATCCTGGGCATCGGCGCGACGGTCAAGCGCCCCGTGGTCATCGAGACCGAGGAGGGCACCGTCATCGGCGTCCGCGACATGACCTACCTGTCGCTCTCCTACGACCACCGCCTGGTGGACGGCGCCGACGCCGCCCGCTACCTGGTCGCCGTCAAGGAGATCCTGGAGTCCGGCGAGTTCGAGGTCGAGCTCGGCCTGTGA
- the lpdA gene encoding dihydrolipoyl dehydrogenase, translating to MANDASTVFDVVILGGGSGGYAAALRAAQLGLSVALIEKGELGGTCLHRGCIPTKALLHAAEIADETREAAEFGVLATFQGIDIKGVHKYKDDVVSGLYKGLQGLVASRKVHYITGEGRLSSPTSVDVNGQRVEGRHIVLATGSVPKSLPGLTIDGDRVISSDHALKLDRVPQSAVILGGGVIGVEFASVWKSFGVDVTIVEALPHLVPLEDENSSKLLERAFRKRGIKFELKARFSGVEYTEAGVRVSTENGKQIDADLLLVAIGRGPVSAGLGYEEAGVAMERGYVLVDEYMRTNVPTISAVGDLAPTLQLAHVGFAEGILVAERLAGLKAVPIDYDGVPRVTYSNPEVASVGISEAKAIELYGKEKVVSLKYSLAGNGKSKILKTSGEIKLVQVKDGAVVGVHMVGARMGEQVGEAQLIYNWEALPAEVAQLIHAHPTQSEALGEAHLALAGKPLHAHD from the coding sequence GTGGCGAACGACGCCAGCACCGTTTTCGACGTAGTCATTCTCGGAGGCGGAAGCGGCGGCTACGCCGCGGCGCTCCGCGCCGCGCAGCTGGGCCTGAGCGTGGCCCTGATCGAGAAGGGCGAGCTGGGCGGCACCTGCCTGCACCGGGGCTGCATTCCCACCAAGGCGCTGCTGCACGCCGCCGAGATCGCCGACGAGACTCGCGAGGCCGCCGAGTTCGGCGTGCTGGCGACCTTCCAGGGCATCGACATCAAGGGCGTCCACAAGTACAAGGACGACGTCGTCTCGGGCCTGTACAAGGGCCTGCAGGGCCTGGTCGCCTCGCGCAAGGTCCACTACATCACCGGTGAGGGCCGGCTCTCCTCGCCGACCTCGGTGGACGTCAACGGCCAGCGGGTCGAGGGCCGCCACATCGTCCTCGCCACCGGCTCCGTGCCGAAGTCGCTGCCCGGCCTGACCATCGACGGCGACCGGGTCATCTCCTCCGACCACGCCCTCAAGCTCGACCGCGTCCCGCAGTCGGCCGTCATCCTCGGCGGCGGCGTGATCGGCGTCGAGTTCGCCTCCGTCTGGAAGTCCTTCGGCGTCGACGTCACCATCGTCGAGGCCCTGCCGCACCTGGTTCCGCTGGAGGACGAGAACTCCTCCAAGCTGCTGGAGCGGGCCTTCCGCAAGCGTGGCATCAAGTTCGAGCTCAAGGCCCGCTTCTCGGGCGTCGAGTACACCGAGGCCGGCGTGCGCGTCTCGACCGAGAACGGCAAGCAGATCGACGCCGACCTGCTGCTGGTCGCCATCGGCCGCGGTCCCGTCTCGGCCGGCCTGGGCTACGAGGAGGCCGGGGTCGCCATGGAGCGCGGCTACGTCCTGGTCGACGAGTACATGCGCACCAACGTGCCCACCATCTCCGCCGTCGGCGACCTCGCCCCGACCCTGCAGCTGGCCCACGTCGGCTTCGCCGAGGGCATCCTGGTCGCCGAGCGCCTGGCCGGCCTGAAGGCCGTCCCGATCGACTACGACGGCGTGCCGCGGGTCACCTACTCCAACCCCGAGGTCGCCTCGGTCGGCATCTCCGAGGCCAAGGCCATCGAGCTGTACGGCAAGGAGAAGGTCGTCTCGCTCAAGTACAGCCTGGCCGGCAACGGCAAGAGCAAGATCCTCAAGACCTCCGGCGAGATCAAGCTGGTGCAGGTCAAGGACGGCGCCGTGGTGGGTGTCCACATGGTCGGCGCCCGGATGGGTGAGCAGGTCGGCGAGGCTCAGCTCATCTACAACTGGGAGGCGCTGCCGGCCGAGGTCGCGCAGCTCATCCACGCCCACCCGACCCAGTCCGAGGCGCTCGGCGAGGCCCACCTGGCGCTGGCCGGCAAGCCGCTGCACGCGCACGACTGA
- a CDS encoding leucyl aminopeptidase has translation MTALSVSTSSAAALRADALVIGVAKGPKGLVVASGAEALVEAFEGKLADVLTTLGATGGEGEAVKLPAPAGFKVGFVLAVGLGEATEAGYQAEALRRAAGVAGRTLAGAKKAGLALPAESAEEIEAVALGGLLGSYGYNAYRTTDGFKEPVGELVVLATRKGSKDAKAAVERATVLGEEMNRARDLINMPPNDLHPKAFAAIAQGAGKELGLKVEVWDEKALAKGGFGGILGVGIGSANPPRLVKIAYTHPKAKATLAFIGKGITYDSGGISLKPAGHNETMKCDMSGAAAVFAAVVAAKRLGLAVNVTGWLALAENMPSGSATRPGDVLRMYGGKTVEVLNTDAEGRLVLADAIVRAGEEGPDAIVDVATLTGAMVLALGTRTFGVMANSDEFRDRLHATAGRAGEQSWPMPLPGELRKGMDSPVADLANMGERMGGGLVAGIFLKEFVADGIDWGHLDIAGPAFHEAAPFGYTPKGGTGSAVRTLVQLAEETAQG, from the coding sequence GTGACTGCATTGTCTGTGAGCACCTCCTCCGCCGCCGCGCTGCGCGCGGACGCCTTGGTGATCGGTGTCGCGAAGGGACCCAAGGGCCTGGTGGTTGCCTCCGGCGCGGAGGCGCTGGTCGAGGCGTTCGAGGGCAAGCTGGCCGACGTCCTCACCACCCTGGGCGCCACCGGCGGTGAGGGCGAGGCCGTCAAGCTGCCCGCCCCCGCCGGGTTCAAGGTCGGCTTCGTGCTGGCCGTCGGCCTCGGCGAGGCCACCGAGGCCGGCTACCAGGCCGAGGCGCTGCGCCGCGCCGCGGGTGTGGCCGGCCGCACCCTGGCCGGCGCCAAGAAGGCGGGTCTGGCGCTGCCGGCCGAGTCGGCCGAGGAGATCGAGGCCGTCGCCCTGGGCGGCCTGCTCGGCTCGTACGGCTACAACGCCTACCGCACCACCGACGGCTTCAAGGAGCCGGTCGGCGAGCTGGTCGTGCTGGCCACCCGCAAGGGCAGCAAGGACGCCAAGGCCGCCGTCGAGCGCGCCACCGTGCTCGGCGAGGAGATGAACCGGGCCCGCGACCTGATCAACATGCCGCCGAACGACCTGCACCCCAAGGCCTTCGCCGCCATCGCCCAGGGCGCCGGCAAGGAGCTCGGTCTCAAGGTCGAGGTCTGGGACGAGAAGGCACTGGCCAAGGGCGGCTTCGGCGGCATCCTGGGCGTGGGCATCGGCTCGGCCAACCCGCCGCGGCTGGTCAAGATCGCCTACACCCACCCCAAGGCCAAGGCCACCCTGGCCTTCATCGGCAAGGGCATCACCTACGACTCGGGCGGCATCTCGCTCAAGCCGGCCGGCCACAACGAGACCATGAAGTGCGACATGTCCGGCGCCGCCGCCGTCTTCGCCGCCGTGGTCGCCGCCAAGCGGCTGGGCCTGGCCGTCAACGTCACCGGCTGGCTGGCGCTGGCCGAGAACATGCCCTCCGGCTCCGCCACCCGCCCCGGCGACGTGCTGCGGATGTACGGCGGCAAGACGGTCGAGGTGCTGAACACCGACGCCGAGGGCCGCCTGGTGCTGGCCGACGCGATCGTGCGGGCCGGCGAGGAGGGCCCGGACGCGATCGTCGACGTGGCCACCCTGACCGGCGCGATGGTGCTGGCGCTCGGCACCCGCACCTTCGGCGTGATGGCCAACTCGGACGAGTTCCGCGACCGGCTGCACGCCACCGCCGGGCGCGCGGGCGAGCAGTCCTGGCCGATGCCGCTGCCCGGCGAGCTGCGCAAGGGCATGGACTCCCCGGTGGCCGACCTGGCCAACATGGGCGAGCGGATGGGTGGCGGCCTGGTCGCCGGCATCTTCCTCAAGGAGTTCGTGGCCGACGGCATCGACTGGGGCCACCTGGACATCGCCGGTCCTGCCTTCCACGAGGCCGCGCCGTTCGGCTACACCCCCAAGGGCGGCACCGGCAGCGCGGTGCGCACGCTGGTGCAGCTCGCGGAGGAGACCGCGCAGGGCTGA
- a CDS encoding adenosylcobinamide-GDP ribazoletransferase, with the protein MPGLRFAFGTLSVLRVRVARWDREAGGRAMVCAPLVGLVLGAFAAGLGALACWRGGALLGAVTAVAALAALTRGLHLDGLADVADGLGSGKPAEDALRIMKQSDIGPFGVLTLLLVLLAQIACLTGQFALSPGRGALAVLTAAVAGRCALGWGCLRRVPAARPGGLGAMVASTVPVPAAAAGTALSALALALLGLHPRYALALAVAQLAAAALLLRCVRRFGGITGDVLGALVETAALAALLVLALGP; encoded by the coding sequence CTGCCCGGACTGCGGTTCGCCTTCGGCACGCTCTCCGTCCTGCGGGTGCGGGTGGCCCGCTGGGACCGGGAGGCGGGCGGGCGGGCGATGGTCTGCGCACCCCTGGTCGGGCTGGTGCTGGGCGCCTTCGCGGCCGGCCTGGGGGCGCTGGCCTGCTGGCGCGGCGGCGCGCTGCTCGGCGCGGTCACCGCGGTGGCGGCGCTCGCGGCACTGACCCGCGGCCTGCACCTGGACGGCCTGGCGGACGTGGCCGACGGGCTGGGCAGCGGCAAGCCCGCCGAGGACGCGCTGCGGATCATGAAGCAGTCCGACATCGGGCCGTTCGGGGTGCTGACCCTGCTGCTCGTCCTGCTCGCCCAGATCGCCTGCCTGACCGGCCAGTTCGCGCTCTCTCCCGGGCGCGGCGCGCTCGCCGTGCTGACCGCCGCGGTGGCCGGGCGCTGCGCGCTCGGCTGGGGCTGCCTGCGCCGGGTGCCCGCCGCCCGGCCCGGCGGCCTGGGCGCGATGGTCGCATCGACCGTTCCGGTGCCGGCCGCCGCGGCCGGCACCGCGCTGAGCGCCCTCGCCCTCGCGCTGCTCGGCCTGCACCCGCGCTACGCACTGGCCCTGGCGGTGGCTCAACTCGCCGCCGCGGCACTGCTGCTGCGCTGCGTGCGGCGCTTCGGCGGGATCACCGGGGACGTGCTGGGCGCGCTGGTCGAGACCGCCGCACTGGCCGCGCTGCTGGTGCTCGCCCTGGGGCCCTGA